In Vulpes lagopus strain Blue_001 chromosome 1, ASM1834538v1, whole genome shotgun sequence, a genomic segment contains:
- the TNK2 gene encoding activated CDC42 kinase 1 isoform X15, producing the protein MQPEEGTGWLLELLSEVQLQQYFLRLRDDLNVTRLSHFEYVKNEDLEKIGMGRPGQRRLWEAVKRRKAMCKRKSWMSKVFSGKRLEAEFPPHHSQSTFRKTSPTPGGPAGEGPLQSLTCLIGEKDLHLFEKLGDGSFGVVRRGEWDAPSGKTMSVAVKCLKPDVLSQPEAMDDFIREVNAMHSLDHRNLIRLYGVVLTPPMKMVTELAPLGSLLDRLRKHQGHFLLGTLSRYAVQVAEGMGYLESKRFIHRDLAARNLLLATRDLVKIGDFGLMRALPQNDDHYVMQEHRKVPFAWCAPESLKTRTFSHASDTWMFGVTLWEMFTYGQEPWIGLNGSQILHKIDKEGERLPRPEDCPQDVYNVMVQCWAHKPEDRPTFVALRDFLLEAQPTDMRALQDFEEPDKLHIQMNDVITVIEGRAENYWWRGQNTRTLCVGPFPRNVVTSVAGLSAQDISQPLQNSFIHTGHGDSDPRHCWGFPDKIDELYLGNPMDPPDLLSVELSTPRPTQHLGRLKREPPPRPPQPAIFAQSKWGRSRSLGPCPRPLSPLIPPLLEEPTYDPVSEDQDPLSSDFKRLGLRKPALTRGLWLAKPSARVPGTKAGRGGGGEVTLIDFGEEPIIPTPRPCAPSLAQLAMDACSLLDKTPPQSPTRALPRPLHPTPVVDWDARPLPPPPAYDDVAQDEDDFEVCSINSTLVGAGVRAGPSQGETNYAFVPEQAQLLPPLEDNLFLPPQGGSKPPNSAQTAEIFQALQQECMRQLQVPAGSLSPPPGPAPVGEDKPQVPPRVPIPPRPTRPRGELSPAPSGEEEIGRWPGPASPPRVPPREPLSPQGSRTPSPLVPPGGSPLPPRLSSSPGKTMPTTQSFASDPKYATPQVIQAPGPRAGPCILPIVRDGKKVSSTHYYLLPERPPYLERYQRFLREAQSPEEPAPLPVPLLLPPPSTPAPAAPTATVRPMPQAAPDPKANFSTNNSNPGPRPPALRAAARLPQRGCPGDGPEAGRPADKVQMGP; encoded by the exons ATGCAGCCGGAGGAGGGCACAGGCTGGCTGCTGGAGCTGCTGTCCGAGGTGCAGCTGCAACAGTACTTCCTGCGGCTCCGCGATGACCTCAATGTTACCCGCCTGTCCCACTTTGAGTATGTCAAGAATGAGGACCTGGAGAAGATTGGCATGGGCCGGCCTG GTCAGCGGCGGTTGTGGGAGGCTGTGAAGAGGAGAAAGGCCATGTGCAAACGCAAGTCTTGGATGAGCAAG GTGTTCAGTGGAAAGCGATTGGAGGCTGAGTTCCCCCCTCATCACTCTCAGAGCACCTTCCGGAAGACCTCACCCACCCCGGGGGGCCCAGCAGGGGAGGGACCCCTACAGAGCCTCACCTGCCTCATTGGGGAAAAGGACCTGCATCTATTCGAGAAGCTAGGAGATGGCTCCTTTGGCGTGGTGCGCAGGGGCGAGTGGGACGCCCCCTCGGGGAAGACG ATGAGTGTGGCTGTGAAGTGCCTGAAGCCTGAcgtgctgagccagccagaggccATGGACGACTTCATCCGGGAGGTCAACGCCATGCACTCGCTTGACCATCGCAACCTCATTCGCCTCTATGGGGTGGTGCTCACGCCGCCCATGAAGATG GTGACGGAGCTGGCGCCGCTAGGATCGTTGTTGGACCGGCTGCGCAAGCACCAGGGCCACTTCCTCCTGGGCACTCTGAGCCGCTACGCTGTGCAGGTGGCGGAGGGCATGGGCTACCTGGAATCCAAGCGCTTTATTCACCGTGACCTGGCTGCCCGAAATCTGCTGTTGGCCACCCGTGACCTGGTCAAGATCGGGGACTTCGGGTTGATGCGTGCGCTACCCCAGAATGACGACCACTATGTCATGCAAGAGCATCGCAAGGTGCCCTTTGCCTG GTGTGCCCCTGAGAGCCTGAAGACGCGCACCTTCTCCCACGCCAGTGACACCTGGATGTTTGGAGTGACGTTGTGGGAGATGTTCACCTACGGCCAGGAGCCCTGGATCGGCCTCAATGGCAGTCAG ATTCTGCATAAGATTGACAAGGAGGGGGAGCGGCTGCCGCGGCCAGAGGACTGCCCCCAGGATGTCTACAACGTCATGGTCCAGTGCTGGGCCCACAAGCCAGAGGACAGACCCACGTTCGTGGCCCTGCGGGACTTCCTGCTGGAG gcccagcccaccGACATGCGTGCCCTTCAGGACTTTGAGGAACCTGACAAGCTGCACATCCAGATGAACGACGTCATCACCGTCATCGAGGGAAG GGCGGAGAACTACTGGTGGCGCGGCCAGAACACACGGACGCTGTGTGTGGGGCCCTTCCCTCGCAACGTGGTGACCTCCGTGGCTGGCCTGTCGGCCCAGGACATCAGTCAGCCGCTGCAGAACAGCTTCATCCACACAGGACATGGCGACAGCGACCCCCGCCACTGCTGGGGCTTCCCCGACAAGATTGACGA ACTGTACCTGGGAAACCCCATGGACCCTCCTGACCTGCTGAGCGTGGAACTGAGCACCCCCCGGCCCACCCAGCATCTAGGAAGGCTGAAAA GGGAGCCTCCACCTCGCCCACCTCAGCCTGCCATCTTCGCTCAGAGTAAGTGGGGCCGCTCTCGAAGCCttggcccctgcccccgccccctctctcctctcattcCTCCTCTCCTGGAAG AGCCAACCTACGATCCTGTGAGTGAGGACCAGGACCCCCTGTCCAGCGACTTCAAGAGGCTGGGCCTCCGGAAACCAGCCCTGACCCGTGGGCTGTGGCTTGCAAAGCCCTCCGCTCGGGTGCCCGGCACCAAGGCGGGTCGTGGCGGTGGGGGCGAGGTCACACTCATCGACTTTGGCGAGGAGCccatcatccccaccccccggcccTGCGCGCCCTCACTGGCCCAGCTGGCCATGGACGCCTGTTCCTTACTGGACAAGACCCCGCCGCAGAGCCCCACACgggccctgccccggcccctgcacCCCACGCCCGTGGTGGACTGGGACGCGCGCCCGCTGCCCCCGCCTCCTGCCTACGACGACGTGGCCCAGGATGAGGATGACTTCGAGGTCTGCTCCATCAACAGCACCCTGGTGGGTGCAGGGGTCCGCGCTGGGCCCAGCCAGGGCGAAACCAATTACGCCTTTGTGCCTGAGCAGGCACAGCTGCTCCCTCCCCTGGAGGACAATCTGTTCCTCCCACCCCAGGGGGGGAGCAAGCCGCCCAACTCGGCCCAGACCGCAGAGATCTTCCAGGCGCTGCAGCAGGAGTGCATGCGGCAGCTGCAGGTCCCGGCTGGCTCCCTGAGCCCTCCTCCTGGCCCGGCCCCAGTGGGTGAGGACAAGCCCCAGGTGCCGCCCCGCGTGCCCATCCCCCCGAGGCCCACCCGCCCACGGGGCGAGCTGTCTCCAGCCCCCTCAGGTGAGGAGGAGATAGGGCGGTGGCCTGgacccgcctcccctccccgggtgcctccccgggagcccctgtCCCCTCAAGGCTCACGGACCCCTAGCCCCCTGGTTCCACCCGGCGGCTCCCCGCTGCCACCTCGGCTCTCCAGCTCACCTGGGAAGACCATGCCCACCACCCAGAGCTTCGCCTCCGACCCCAAGTACGCCACACCCCAAGTGATCCAGGCACCCGGCCCGCGGGCTGGTCCCTGCATCCTGCCCATTGTCCGCGACGGCAAGAAGGTCAGCAGCACCCACTACTACCTGCTGCCCGAGCGCCCACCCTACCTGGAACGCTATCAGCGCTTCCTGCGTGAGGCTCAGAGCCCTGAAGAGCCGGCCCCCCTGCCCGtgcccctgctgctgcccccGCCCAGCACCCCAGCTCCTGCTGCCCCCACTGCCACCGTTCGACCGATGCCCCAGGCCGCCCCCGACCCCAAGGCCAACTTCTCCACCAACAACAGTAATCCGGGGCCCCGGCCACCAGCCCTGCGGGCCGCTGCTCGGCTGCCAcagaggggctgccctggggacgGGCCGGAGGCTGGACGGCCGGCAGACAAGGTCCAGATG GGACCCTGA
- the TNK2 gene encoding activated CDC42 kinase 1 isoform X4, which yields MQPEEGTGWLLELLSEVQLQQYFLRLRDDLNVTRLSHFEYVKNEDLEKIGMGRPGQRRLWEAVKRRKAMCKRKSWMSKVFSGKRLEAEFPPHHSQSTFRKTSPTPGGPAGEGPLQSLTCLIGEKDLHLFEKLGDGSFGVVRRGEWDAPSGKTMSVAVKCLKPDVLSQPEAMDDFIREVNAMHSLDHRNLIRLYGVVLTPPMKMVTELAPLGSLLDRLRKHQGHFLLGTLSRYAVQVAEGMGYLESKRFIHRDLAARNLLLATRDLVKIGDFGLMRALPQNDDHYVMQEHRKVPFAWCAPESLKTRTFSHASDTWMFGVTLWEMFTYGQEPWIGLNGSQILHKIDKEGERLPRPEDCPQDVYNVMVQCWAHKPEDRPTFVALRDFLLEAQPTDMRALQDFEEPDKLHIQMNDVITVIEGRAENYWWRGQNTRTLCVGPFPRNVVTSVAGLSAQDISQPLQNSFIHTGHGDSDPRHCWGFPDKIDELYLGNPMDPPDLLSVELSTPRPTQHLGRLKREPPPRPPQPAIFAQSKWGRSRSLGPCPRPLSPLIPPLLEEPTYDPVSEDQDPLSSDFKRLGLRKPALTRGLWLAKPSARVPGTKAGRGGGGEVTLIDFGEEPIIPTPRPCAPSLAQLAMDACSLLDKTPPQSPTRALPRPLHPTPVVDWDARPLPPPPAYDDVAQDEDDFEVCSINSTLGGSKPPNSAQTAEIFQALQQECMRQLQVPAGSLSPPPGPAPVGEDKPQVPPRVPIPPRPTRPRGELSPAPSGEEEIGRWPGPASPPRVPPREPLSPQGSRTPSPLVPPGGSPLPPRLSSSPGKTMPTTQSFASDPKYATPQVIQAPGPRAGPCILPIVRDGKKVSSTHYYLLPERPPYLERYQRFLREAQSPEEPAPLPVPLLLPPPSTPAPAAPTATVRPMPQAAPDPKANFSTNNSNPGPRPPALRAAARLPQRGCPGDGPEAGRPADKVQMLQAMVHGVTTEECQAALQSHSWSVQRAAQYLKVEQLFGLGLRPRSECHKVLEMCDWNLEQAGCHLLGSCGPAHHNSSPVLFRVFLPASATKAAAPAVDPCFFQRNKASFYFMLLPCARLCLCLSSLRSPRSPGDSISRQQASGRPLWTEGGSAAWVTLRVLSPSRFTPSPPSSCSEPQRAAAGAGGAAHLAGAESTSGQGERQCVS from the exons ATGCAGCCGGAGGAGGGCACAGGCTGGCTGCTGGAGCTGCTGTCCGAGGTGCAGCTGCAACAGTACTTCCTGCGGCTCCGCGATGACCTCAATGTTACCCGCCTGTCCCACTTTGAGTATGTCAAGAATGAGGACCTGGAGAAGATTGGCATGGGCCGGCCTG GTCAGCGGCGGTTGTGGGAGGCTGTGAAGAGGAGAAAGGCCATGTGCAAACGCAAGTCTTGGATGAGCAAG GTGTTCAGTGGAAAGCGATTGGAGGCTGAGTTCCCCCCTCATCACTCTCAGAGCACCTTCCGGAAGACCTCACCCACCCCGGGGGGCCCAGCAGGGGAGGGACCCCTACAGAGCCTCACCTGCCTCATTGGGGAAAAGGACCTGCATCTATTCGAGAAGCTAGGAGATGGCTCCTTTGGCGTGGTGCGCAGGGGCGAGTGGGACGCCCCCTCGGGGAAGACG ATGAGTGTGGCTGTGAAGTGCCTGAAGCCTGAcgtgctgagccagccagaggccATGGACGACTTCATCCGGGAGGTCAACGCCATGCACTCGCTTGACCATCGCAACCTCATTCGCCTCTATGGGGTGGTGCTCACGCCGCCCATGAAGATG GTGACGGAGCTGGCGCCGCTAGGATCGTTGTTGGACCGGCTGCGCAAGCACCAGGGCCACTTCCTCCTGGGCACTCTGAGCCGCTACGCTGTGCAGGTGGCGGAGGGCATGGGCTACCTGGAATCCAAGCGCTTTATTCACCGTGACCTGGCTGCCCGAAATCTGCTGTTGGCCACCCGTGACCTGGTCAAGATCGGGGACTTCGGGTTGATGCGTGCGCTACCCCAGAATGACGACCACTATGTCATGCAAGAGCATCGCAAGGTGCCCTTTGCCTG GTGTGCCCCTGAGAGCCTGAAGACGCGCACCTTCTCCCACGCCAGTGACACCTGGATGTTTGGAGTGACGTTGTGGGAGATGTTCACCTACGGCCAGGAGCCCTGGATCGGCCTCAATGGCAGTCAG ATTCTGCATAAGATTGACAAGGAGGGGGAGCGGCTGCCGCGGCCAGAGGACTGCCCCCAGGATGTCTACAACGTCATGGTCCAGTGCTGGGCCCACAAGCCAGAGGACAGACCCACGTTCGTGGCCCTGCGGGACTTCCTGCTGGAG gcccagcccaccGACATGCGTGCCCTTCAGGACTTTGAGGAACCTGACAAGCTGCACATCCAGATGAACGACGTCATCACCGTCATCGAGGGAAG GGCGGAGAACTACTGGTGGCGCGGCCAGAACACACGGACGCTGTGTGTGGGGCCCTTCCCTCGCAACGTGGTGACCTCCGTGGCTGGCCTGTCGGCCCAGGACATCAGTCAGCCGCTGCAGAACAGCTTCATCCACACAGGACATGGCGACAGCGACCCCCGCCACTGCTGGGGCTTCCCCGACAAGATTGACGA ACTGTACCTGGGAAACCCCATGGACCCTCCTGACCTGCTGAGCGTGGAACTGAGCACCCCCCGGCCCACCCAGCATCTAGGAAGGCTGAAAA GGGAGCCTCCACCTCGCCCACCTCAGCCTGCCATCTTCGCTCAGAGTAAGTGGGGCCGCTCTCGAAGCCttggcccctgcccccgccccctctctcctctcattcCTCCTCTCCTGGAAG AGCCAACCTACGATCCTGTGAGTGAGGACCAGGACCCCCTGTCCAGCGACTTCAAGAGGCTGGGCCTCCGGAAACCAGCCCTGACCCGTGGGCTGTGGCTTGCAAAGCCCTCCGCTCGGGTGCCCGGCACCAAGGCGGGTCGTGGCGGTGGGGGCGAGGTCACACTCATCGACTTTGGCGAGGAGCccatcatccccaccccccggcccTGCGCGCCCTCACTGGCCCAGCTGGCCATGGACGCCTGTTCCTTACTGGACAAGACCCCGCCGCAGAGCCCCACACgggccctgccccggcccctgcacCCCACGCCCGTGGTGGACTGGGACGCGCGCCCGCTGCCCCCGCCTCCTGCCTACGACGACGTGGCCCAGGATGAGGATGACTTCGAGGTCTGCTCCATCAACAGCACCCTG GGGGGGAGCAAGCCGCCCAACTCGGCCCAGACCGCAGAGATCTTCCAGGCGCTGCAGCAGGAGTGCATGCGGCAGCTGCAGGTCCCGGCTGGCTCCCTGAGCCCTCCTCCTGGCCCGGCCCCAGTGGGTGAGGACAAGCCCCAGGTGCCGCCCCGCGTGCCCATCCCCCCGAGGCCCACCCGCCCACGGGGCGAGCTGTCTCCAGCCCCCTCAGGTGAGGAGGAGATAGGGCGGTGGCCTGgacccgcctcccctccccgggtgcctccccgggagcccctgtCCCCTCAAGGCTCACGGACCCCTAGCCCCCTGGTTCCACCCGGCGGCTCCCCGCTGCCACCTCGGCTCTCCAGCTCACCTGGGAAGACCATGCCCACCACCCAGAGCTTCGCCTCCGACCCCAAGTACGCCACACCCCAAGTGATCCAGGCACCCGGCCCGCGGGCTGGTCCCTGCATCCTGCCCATTGTCCGCGACGGCAAGAAGGTCAGCAGCACCCACTACTACCTGCTGCCCGAGCGCCCACCCTACCTGGAACGCTATCAGCGCTTCCTGCGTGAGGCTCAGAGCCCTGAAGAGCCGGCCCCCCTGCCCGtgcccctgctgctgcccccGCCCAGCACCCCAGCTCCTGCTGCCCCCACTGCCACCGTTCGACCGATGCCCCAGGCCGCCCCCGACCCCAAGGCCAACTTCTCCACCAACAACAGTAATCCGGGGCCCCGGCCACCAGCCCTGCGGGCCGCTGCTCGGCTGCCAcagaggggctgccctggggacgGGCCGGAGGCTGGACGGCCGGCAGACAAGGTCCAGATG CTGCAGGCCATGGTGCATGGGGTGACCACAGAGGAGTGCCAGGCGGCCTTGCAGAGCCACAGCTGGAGCGTGCAGAGGGCTGCACAGTATCTGAAG GTGGAGCAGCTCTTTGGGTTGGGTCTGCGGCCGCGAAGCGAGTGCCACAAAGTGCTGGAGATGTGCGACTGGAACTTGGAGCAGGCTGGCTGCCACCTGCTGGGCTCCTGCGGCCCTGCCCACCACAA CTCCTCCCCTGTGCTGTTCCGTGTTTTCCTGCCAGCGTCTGCCACCAAAGCTGCTGCCCCGGCTGTGGATCCCTGCTTCTTCCAGAGAAATAAAGCTAGTTTCTATTTTATGTTACTTCCTTGTgcccgcctgtgtctttgcctttcgaGCCTGAGGTCCCCGAGGTCCCCGGGGGACAGCATCAGTCGGCAGCAGGCCTCGGGGCGCCCCCTGTGGACAGAGGGGGGAAGTGCGGCCTGGGTGACCCTCAGGGTGCTCTCCCCTTCCCggttcacccccagccccccgagTTCTTGCTCCGAGCCCCAGAGGGCAGCTGCCGGAGCGGGTGGAGCAGCTCACTTAGCTGGAGCTGAGTCAACGTCCGGACAAGGAGAGCGTCAGTGCGTGTCTTAG
- the TNK2 gene encoding activated CDC42 kinase 1 isoform X3 → MQPEEGTGWLLELLSEVQLQQYFLRLRDDLNVTRLSHFEYVKNEDLEKIGMGRPGQRRLWEAVKRRKAMCKRKSWMSKVFSGKRLEAEFPPHHSQSTFRKTSPTPGGPAGEGPLQSLTCLIGEKDLHLFEKLGDGSFGVVRRGEWDAPSGKTMSVAVKCLKPDVLSQPEAMDDFIREVNAMHSLDHRNLIRLYGVVLTPPMKMVTELAPLGSLLDRLRKHQGHFLLGTLSRYAVQVAEGMGYLESKRFIHRDLAARNLLLATRDLVKIGDFGLMRALPQNDDHYVMQEHRKVPFAWCAPESLKTRTFSHASDTWMFGVTLWEMFTYGQEPWIGLNGSQILHKIDKEGERLPRPEDCPQDVYNVMVQCWAHKPEDRPTFVALRDFLLEAQPTDMRALQDFEEPDKLHIQMNDVITVIEGRAENYWWRGQNTRTLCVGPFPRNVVTSVAGLSAQDISQPLQNSFIHTGHGDSDPRHCWGFPDKIDELYLGNPMDPPDLLSVELSTPRPTQHLGRLKREPPPRPPQPAIFAQSKWGRSRSLGPCPRPLSPLIPPLLEEPTYDPVSEDQDPLSSDFKRLGLRKPALTRGLWLAKPSARVPGTKAGRGGGGEVTLIDFGEEPIIPTPRPCAPSLAQLAMDACSLLDKTPPQSPTRALPRPLHPTPVVDWDARPLPPPPAYDDVAQDEDDFEVCSINSTLVGAGVRAGPSQGETNYAFVPEQAQLLPPLEDNLFLPPQGGSKPPNSAQTAEIFQALQQECMRQLQVPAGSLSPPPGPAPVGEDKPQVPPRVPIPPRPTRPRGELSPAPSGEEEIGRWPGPASPPRVPPREPLSPQGSRTPSPLVPPGGSPLPPRLSSSPGKTMPTTQSFASDPKYATPQVIQAPGPRAGPCILPIVRDGKKVSSTHYYLLPERPPYLERYQRFLREAQSPEEPAPLPVPLLLPPPSTPAPAAPTATVRPMPQAAPDPKANFSTNNSNPGPRPPALRAAARLPQRGCPGDGPEAGRPADKVQMVEQLFGLGLRPRSECHKVLEMCDWNLEQAGCHLLGSCGPAHHNSSPVLFRVFLPASATKAAAPAVDPCFFQRNKASFYFMLLPCARLCLCLSSLRSPRSPGDSISRQQASGRPLWTEGGSAAWVTLRVLSPSRFTPSPPSSCSEPQRAAAGAGGAAHLAGAESTSGQGERQCVS, encoded by the exons ATGCAGCCGGAGGAGGGCACAGGCTGGCTGCTGGAGCTGCTGTCCGAGGTGCAGCTGCAACAGTACTTCCTGCGGCTCCGCGATGACCTCAATGTTACCCGCCTGTCCCACTTTGAGTATGTCAAGAATGAGGACCTGGAGAAGATTGGCATGGGCCGGCCTG GTCAGCGGCGGTTGTGGGAGGCTGTGAAGAGGAGAAAGGCCATGTGCAAACGCAAGTCTTGGATGAGCAAG GTGTTCAGTGGAAAGCGATTGGAGGCTGAGTTCCCCCCTCATCACTCTCAGAGCACCTTCCGGAAGACCTCACCCACCCCGGGGGGCCCAGCAGGGGAGGGACCCCTACAGAGCCTCACCTGCCTCATTGGGGAAAAGGACCTGCATCTATTCGAGAAGCTAGGAGATGGCTCCTTTGGCGTGGTGCGCAGGGGCGAGTGGGACGCCCCCTCGGGGAAGACG ATGAGTGTGGCTGTGAAGTGCCTGAAGCCTGAcgtgctgagccagccagaggccATGGACGACTTCATCCGGGAGGTCAACGCCATGCACTCGCTTGACCATCGCAACCTCATTCGCCTCTATGGGGTGGTGCTCACGCCGCCCATGAAGATG GTGACGGAGCTGGCGCCGCTAGGATCGTTGTTGGACCGGCTGCGCAAGCACCAGGGCCACTTCCTCCTGGGCACTCTGAGCCGCTACGCTGTGCAGGTGGCGGAGGGCATGGGCTACCTGGAATCCAAGCGCTTTATTCACCGTGACCTGGCTGCCCGAAATCTGCTGTTGGCCACCCGTGACCTGGTCAAGATCGGGGACTTCGGGTTGATGCGTGCGCTACCCCAGAATGACGACCACTATGTCATGCAAGAGCATCGCAAGGTGCCCTTTGCCTG GTGTGCCCCTGAGAGCCTGAAGACGCGCACCTTCTCCCACGCCAGTGACACCTGGATGTTTGGAGTGACGTTGTGGGAGATGTTCACCTACGGCCAGGAGCCCTGGATCGGCCTCAATGGCAGTCAG ATTCTGCATAAGATTGACAAGGAGGGGGAGCGGCTGCCGCGGCCAGAGGACTGCCCCCAGGATGTCTACAACGTCATGGTCCAGTGCTGGGCCCACAAGCCAGAGGACAGACCCACGTTCGTGGCCCTGCGGGACTTCCTGCTGGAG gcccagcccaccGACATGCGTGCCCTTCAGGACTTTGAGGAACCTGACAAGCTGCACATCCAGATGAACGACGTCATCACCGTCATCGAGGGAAG GGCGGAGAACTACTGGTGGCGCGGCCAGAACACACGGACGCTGTGTGTGGGGCCCTTCCCTCGCAACGTGGTGACCTCCGTGGCTGGCCTGTCGGCCCAGGACATCAGTCAGCCGCTGCAGAACAGCTTCATCCACACAGGACATGGCGACAGCGACCCCCGCCACTGCTGGGGCTTCCCCGACAAGATTGACGA ACTGTACCTGGGAAACCCCATGGACCCTCCTGACCTGCTGAGCGTGGAACTGAGCACCCCCCGGCCCACCCAGCATCTAGGAAGGCTGAAAA GGGAGCCTCCACCTCGCCCACCTCAGCCTGCCATCTTCGCTCAGAGTAAGTGGGGCCGCTCTCGAAGCCttggcccctgcccccgccccctctctcctctcattcCTCCTCTCCTGGAAG AGCCAACCTACGATCCTGTGAGTGAGGACCAGGACCCCCTGTCCAGCGACTTCAAGAGGCTGGGCCTCCGGAAACCAGCCCTGACCCGTGGGCTGTGGCTTGCAAAGCCCTCCGCTCGGGTGCCCGGCACCAAGGCGGGTCGTGGCGGTGGGGGCGAGGTCACACTCATCGACTTTGGCGAGGAGCccatcatccccaccccccggcccTGCGCGCCCTCACTGGCCCAGCTGGCCATGGACGCCTGTTCCTTACTGGACAAGACCCCGCCGCAGAGCCCCACACgggccctgccccggcccctgcacCCCACGCCCGTGGTGGACTGGGACGCGCGCCCGCTGCCCCCGCCTCCTGCCTACGACGACGTGGCCCAGGATGAGGATGACTTCGAGGTCTGCTCCATCAACAGCACCCTGGTGGGTGCAGGGGTCCGCGCTGGGCCCAGCCAGGGCGAAACCAATTACGCCTTTGTGCCTGAGCAGGCACAGCTGCTCCCTCCCCTGGAGGACAATCTGTTCCTCCCACCCCAGGGGGGGAGCAAGCCGCCCAACTCGGCCCAGACCGCAGAGATCTTCCAGGCGCTGCAGCAGGAGTGCATGCGGCAGCTGCAGGTCCCGGCTGGCTCCCTGAGCCCTCCTCCTGGCCCGGCCCCAGTGGGTGAGGACAAGCCCCAGGTGCCGCCCCGCGTGCCCATCCCCCCGAGGCCCACCCGCCCACGGGGCGAGCTGTCTCCAGCCCCCTCAGGTGAGGAGGAGATAGGGCGGTGGCCTGgacccgcctcccctccccgggtgcctccccgggagcccctgtCCCCTCAAGGCTCACGGACCCCTAGCCCCCTGGTTCCACCCGGCGGCTCCCCGCTGCCACCTCGGCTCTCCAGCTCACCTGGGAAGACCATGCCCACCACCCAGAGCTTCGCCTCCGACCCCAAGTACGCCACACCCCAAGTGATCCAGGCACCCGGCCCGCGGGCTGGTCCCTGCATCCTGCCCATTGTCCGCGACGGCAAGAAGGTCAGCAGCACCCACTACTACCTGCTGCCCGAGCGCCCACCCTACCTGGAACGCTATCAGCGCTTCCTGCGTGAGGCTCAGAGCCCTGAAGAGCCGGCCCCCCTGCCCGtgcccctgctgctgcccccGCCCAGCACCCCAGCTCCTGCTGCCCCCACTGCCACCGTTCGACCGATGCCCCAGGCCGCCCCCGACCCCAAGGCCAACTTCTCCACCAACAACAGTAATCCGGGGCCCCGGCCACCAGCCCTGCGGGCCGCTGCTCGGCTGCCAcagaggggctgccctggggacgGGCCGGAGGCTGGACGGCCGGCAGACAAGGTCCAGATG GTGGAGCAGCTCTTTGGGTTGGGTCTGCGGCCGCGAAGCGAGTGCCACAAAGTGCTGGAGATGTGCGACTGGAACTTGGAGCAGGCTGGCTGCCACCTGCTGGGCTCCTGCGGCCCTGCCCACCACAA CTCCTCCCCTGTGCTGTTCCGTGTTTTCCTGCCAGCGTCTGCCACCAAAGCTGCTGCCCCGGCTGTGGATCCCTGCTTCTTCCAGAGAAATAAAGCTAGTTTCTATTTTATGTTACTTCCTTGTgcccgcctgtgtctttgcctttcgaGCCTGAGGTCCCCGAGGTCCCCGGGGGACAGCATCAGTCGGCAGCAGGCCTCGGGGCGCCCCCTGTGGACAGAGGGGGGAAGTGCGGCCTGGGTGACCCTCAGGGTGCTCTCCCCTTCCCggttcacccccagccccccgagTTCTTGCTCCGAGCCCCAGAGGGCAGCTGCCGGAGCGGGTGGAGCAGCTCACTTAGCTGGAGCTGAGTCAACGTCCGGACAAGGAGAGCGTCAGTGCGTGTCTTAG